Proteins encoded by one window of Fusarium graminearum PH-1 chromosome 1, whole genome shotgun sequence:
- a CDS encoding inositol-3-phosphate synthase isozyme 2, with protein MAPHAEVGTGSSNGSVYNGRGSSATQDLFTVNSPNVTYTDAEIRSRYTYRTTKVEVDASGKYVATPNETLYDFKVDRKVPKVGMMLVGLGGNNGTTVTAGILANRRQLAWDTKEGPRESNYYGSVVMGSTLKLGHDAKTHQEVNIPFHNILPMVHPNDLVIGGWDISKMNLAQAMDRAQVLEPTLKAQVKKEMAEMVPLPSIYYPDFIAANQEDRADNVLEGTKACWEHVEKIRQDIRDFKAKNSLDKVIIMWTANTERYADLIEGINDTADNLLKAIEQGHEEVSPSTVFAVACILEQAPFINGSPQNTFVPGAIELAEKHNAFIGGDDFKSGQTKMKSALVDFLINAGIKLTSIASYNHLGNNDGKNLSSQKQFRSKEISKSNVVDDMVEANHVLYKKGEHPDHCVVIKYMPAVADNKRALDEYYAEIFMGGHQTISLFNICEDSLLASPLIIDLVIIAEMMSRIQWKAVSSDGTATTEYKSFHSVLSVLSYMLKAPLTPPGTPVVNALAKQRAALTNIFRACVGLEPESDMTLEHKLF; from the exons ATGGCTCCTCACGCGGAAGTCGGCACGGGCTCCTCAAACGGGTCGGTATACAACGGCCGAGGCTCCTCCGCTACCCAGGACCTCTTTACCGTCAACTCACCCAACGTCACCTACACGGATGCGGAGATTCGCTCACGATACACCTACCGCACCACaaaggttgaagttgatgccAGCGGCAAGTATGTTGCTACTCCTAACGAGACTCTCTACGACTTCAAGGTCGACCGCAAGGTTCCCAAGGTCGGTATGATGTTGGTCGGACTTGGAGGCAACAACGGCACCACCGTTACCGCTGGTATCCTCGCCAACCGCCGTCAGCTCGCCTGGGACACCAAGGAAGGTCCTCGCGAGTCCAACTACTACGGCTCCGTTGTCATGGGCTCAACCCTCAAGCTCGGCCATGACGCCAAGACTCACCAGGAGGTCAACATTCCCTTCCACAACATCCTTCCCATGGTTCATCCCAATGACTTGGTCATTGGCGGTTGGGACATCAGCAAGATGAACCTGGCTCAGGCCATGGACCGTGCTCAGGTTCTTGAGCCTACTCTCAAGgcccaggtcaagaaggagatggcgGAAATGGTTCCCCTTCCCTCCATCTACTACCCTGACTTCATTGCTGCCAACCAGGAGGACCGTGCCGACAACGTCCTCGAGGGAACCAAGGCCTGCTGGGAGCATGTCGAGAAGATCCGCCAGGATATTCGTGACTTTAAAGCCAAGAacagccttgacaaggtcatcatcatgtggACTGCCAACACTGAGCGATATGCCGACTTGATTGAGGGTATCAACGACACTGCTGAcaaccttctcaaggctATCGAGCAGGGACATGAGGAGGTTTCTCCTTCTACCGTCTTTGCCGTTGCTTGTATCCTCGAACAGGCCCCTTTTATCAACGGCTCTCCCCAGAACACCTTCGTCCCTGGTGCCattgagcttgctgagaagcaCAACGCCTTCATTGGTGGCGATGACTTCAAGTCTGGCCAAACCAAGATGAAGTCCGCCCTTGTTGacttcctcatcaacgccgGTATCAAGTTGACCTCCATTGCCAGCTACAACCATCTTGGCAACAACGACGGCAAGAACCTGAGCTCCCAGAAGCAGTTCCGCTCCAAGgagatctccaagtccaacgTCGTTGATGACATGGTCGAGGCCAACCACGTCCTTTACAAGAAGGGCGAGCATCCCGACCACTGCGTTGTAATCAAGTACATGCCTGCCGTCGCAGACAACAAGCGTGCTCTTGATGAGTACTACGCCGAGATTTTCATGGGTGGCCACCAGACCATTTC GCTCTTCAACATCTGTGAGGACTCTCTCCTCGCTTCTCCCCTGATCATCGATTTGGTCATCATTGCCGAGATGATGTCTCGTATCCAGTGGAAGGCCGTGTCCTCCGACGGCACTGCTACCACCGAGTACAAGAGCTTCCACAGTGTCCTGAGTGTCCTCAGCTACATGCTCAAGGCTCCCCTGACCCCCCCTGGCACTCCTGTTGTCAACGCTCTTGCCAAGCAGCGCGCCGCCCTGACCAACATCTTCCGTGCTTGCGTTGGTCTTGAGCCTGAGTCCGACATGACTCTTGAACACAAGCTTTTTTAG